A segment of the Candidatus Poribacteria bacterium genome:
AGATAGCAACCACCCAAAGTAGCTGCCCCAACACTGAAAGTACGATGAATGCCCAGAACACTGGCAATTTCATATAGAAGGGGAGTAAACGGCGGTATAATTTATTTGGCATGCGATGTGATGTAATGAACGGCGTTTTTGAAGATAGCGAGTCCATCGCCTTCTTCGGAACTCGTTCTTTCTCTCTCGGCGAGTCGCGTCCAGCGAGGGTGATTCCACTTCATCAGAAACCGTTCTGGGTGGGGCATTAATCCGAAGATTCTACCTGTTGGGTCGCAGATACCGGCAATATCAGCGTCAGAGCCGTTTGGGTTGTCGGGGTATCTGCTTTTGGCATACCGGAACACAACTTGCTTGTTTGATTCTAACTCTTTCAGCACATCTGACGGAGCGGTGAACCGTCCTTCAGCGTGTGCAACGGGGAGATAGATCCCCGCTTTGATACCTTTTGTAAAGACACACGGACTTTCTTGTGTTTCCAAGTCCACCCATCGACACTCAAATTTTGCCGAAGTATTCATTGCCAATGTCGCGCGCTGTGTCATTTCTGACGCGCCGTTTTCCGAGGAACTTATCCCAGGCAACAGCCCTGTTCGCACCAGCACTTGGAATCCGTTGCATATACCGAGTATCAGTTTGTCATCAGCAACAAACTTGTTCAAAGCATCTGCAAGTTTATGTTTCATCTCGACTGCCAAGAGAATACCGGCTGAAATGTCATCGCCGTAGGAGAAACCACCCGGAATGGCAAGGATTTGATAGTCGGCTAAGTCGATTTTTCCAGATATAAGGTTTTGGATGTGTATTAACGCCGTCTCTGCACCGGCGAGTTGGAACGCTGCATCCGTTTCTACATCGCAGTTCGTCCCAGCAGTTCGTAAGATGAGGACTTTGGGTTTCTGCATTAACTATGAGATCTCCTTATAGGTTGACCTAATAGGTTTCTCTGATGTTTGGTTAGAGGTGTGAGATCGGTTTCAAGTGAGACCGCCTATCGCGTAAGACTTAAAACTGCAACGGTGCCTGCCATGCGGATTTGAGAGTATCAATTGGGGTTTCAACGATTTGGTGTCCCGCAATTCCGTTGATGATAAAGTTTGGTGTGTCCGTAACGGTGCCGAGGCAGCCTGTCGGTACGTCCTTCATAAGGGTTTCGTAAGCCTCTTGGTGTTGCGGTTCGACTTCTACAAGAAAACGGCTGTTTGACTCCGAAAACAGGAGCATGTCGTCAGCAGCAATCTCCTCACCCGTTGGGATGCTACTCAGGTTCAAGGACATCCCGTATCCACCAGAAAATGCCATCTCCGCCGCTGCGACACCGATACCGCCTTCAGAACAGTCGTGGCAAGAACGCACCAACCCCTTACCGATTGCAGTGCTGAGTCGTGCCATCGTCAGTTTGCCTTCATCTGGACGGACGATGGGTGCGTTGTTTCCAATGAATCCGTGGATACCAAAGTAGTGGGATCCGCCCAATTCAGCGTAAGTGTTCCCAACAACATAGATATAGTTACCAGGGGCTTTTACGTCCATCGTGACGGCGCGCTGGATGTCGGGCATCACACAAATAGCGGATATAAGCAGCGTCGCTGGAATTGCGCGTTGTTCACCGGTTGTTGTGTCGCTATATTCGTTGTAGAGGCTATCCTTACCAGAGATGAAAGGCGTGCCGTAAGCGGTTGCAAGGTCATAGCATGCTCTTGCTGCCCGGACCAACTCTCCAAGTCTGTCGGGTTTGTCAGGGTTGCCCCAACAAAAATTGTCCAACAGTGCCGTTTTTTCCAGTGTTCCACCGACAGCGACGATGTTCCGCAACGCCTCATCGATTGCCGCCGCTGCGCTGAGATACGGATCCACATCGCTATATTTCGGGTTAATCCCGTTGGCAATGATTACACCCTTTCGGCTTCCAATTACTGGCGTGACGACGCACGCGTCACTCGGTCCATCATTTTCCGCGCCAATGAGTGGGTTAATAACGATACCCCCTTGCACACCGTGGTCATACTGCCGGATAACAGATTCTTTACTCGCTATGTTTGGACTCGCGAGGAGTTGGCAGAGGTCGTCTGTATAGTCTTGGGTTTCTGTATCTCGCGACGGCATTTCTGGGTGCTTTGGTGGATTCCAGACCGCCTGTTTAATGGGTTGTGGTAAGCCGTTGTGCAGGAATTCCATCTCTAAATCCGCAACAATTCTACCTTCGTAAAAGACTTGTAATCTGTGTGTATCTGTGAAACTGCCGAGGACCGTTGCCTCAACGAATTCTGCCTCACATATCTCTATCAATTCATCTAAGTTTTCAGGAGGTACGGCAATGACCATGCGTTCCTGTGCTTCCGAGAGCCAAATCTCCCATGGCGCGAGTCCTTCGTATTTCAGAGAGACGCGTTCGAGATGCACTTCCGCCCCTATGTGTTCCCCCATCTCACCGACTGCAGAGGAAAAGCCGCCTGCACCGCAATCCGTTATGGAGCGATACAGGTTCTTGTCACGCGCCTGTAGCAGCGCATCGACGATCTTCTTTTCCATAATCGGGTTGCCAATCTGCACCACACTGCCGAGGTTCTCAGAGGTGTCATCCAATTCAGCGGAAGAAAAAGTAGCACCGTGAATGCCGTCCCGGCCCGTCTGCCCCCCAATAGAGACGACGAGATCACCGGGTTCAACAGATTTCTCACACCTATTTCTCGGTATTAAACCGACGTTTCCACAAAAGACGAGTGGGTTTGCAGTATAACGGGTATCAAATAGAATCGCACCATTTGCAGTCGGGATGCCCATCCGGTTGCCATAATCTCGTACGCCAGCAACGACACCGTTGAATACACGCTTTGGGTGGAGTGTGCCTTTCGGAAGTTGGGCATAGGGTGTATCCGGCATCCCGAAGCAGAAGACATCCGTGTTCAGAATAGGCTTCGCGCCGAGTCCAGTGCCGAGCGAATCCCGAATCACACCACCGATGCCTGTCCCTGCCCCGCCATAAGGTTCAATCGCTGAAGGATGGTTGTGCGTTTCTACCTTGAAAACGAGATTGTAAGTATCGTCGAATTCGATGATACCGGCGTTATCTGAAAAGACAGAGACGCACCACGGCTTTGCTATTTCCTCTGTCGCACGTTGAATAAAAGTCGGAAACAAACCGTCGATTCGTTCCGGTTCTTTCCCCACTTCAGCGTAGTCAATGATGCTTTTGAAGGTTTTGTGGACGCAGTGTTCTGACCAGGTTTGCGCGATGGTTTCGATTTCGACATCGGTTGGGTTGCGTCCTAATCCCTCAAAATGGTTCTGAATCGCGTGCATCTCGTTCAGATTTAGGGACAGCGTGCCTTCTCGACTGATACGCACGAGTTCCGTATCATCAGCATTTAGGATCTCTACTTCTTTGACCGTACTGGACATCACTTTCTCCACTATTTTATCAATGTTTATTGCTCTTTAAAGGAAGCCGTGACACGCGGGATACTCTCTTCACACGCGAACCGTTCAATACTCGAAGCACCGACGAAACCGACAGCATCCGTCTTCTCATTGATAAACGCCGCTTCGGGTGCCTTTGAGATGGGACCGCCATGTGCAAGACAGATGACATCCGGGTTCACTGTTTGTGCAGCGTCGCAGATTTCTTGCACTCGAACCGCCGCGTCTTCAAGCGTGAAGGCTGTTTCCGCACCGATCGTTCCGCCTATCGTCGTGCCCATGTGTGCAATAATAACATCCGCGCCGACTTTCGCCATATTCTCAGACTCTTCCGGATTGAAGACATAGACGATAGTGAACAGATCCATTTCATGCGCGATGCCGATCGTCTCAACCTCTTTGTAGAACCCCATCCCTGTCTCTTCAAGTGTTACCCGGAAAGTACCATCAATTACGCCAACGGTCGGGAAGTTATTGACACCATCAAAGCCGACATCGCGAACCTGTTTGAGGAAGTTACTCATCCGGCGCGTCGGGTCTGTCCCGTTGACACCAGCGATAACAGGGGTCTCTTTGACAACGGGTAGGACTTCACGCTCACCCATCTCCATAACGATGGCGTTGGCATCGCCGTAAGCCAAGAGTCCAGCACAAGAGCCGAATCCTGACATCCGGTAGCGACCTGAGTTGTAAATTACAATCAGATCTGCCCCACCCTGTTCAGCGAATTTTGCCGTGATACCCGTCCCCGCACCGACAGCGAGCAGCGGTTTGTCTTTACTTAATTCTGTTCGCAGTCGTCCTAATACCTCATCTCGTCTATAATCTGGCATTGCGTTTCCTTTCTTATTTTAAGAGCAATCAGTCATCAGCAGTCGGTTAAGAGCAGTTTTTAACGATTCACCGTTCCGTGGCGTCCGCCAAGAGTGGGTCAATTGTTACACGAAACCCTTTTCACCAATAACCAACAACTGACAACCAATAACTATTTCACTGCTCGACTCTCGATTTTGCTTGTAGGCGTGCCGCAGCCCCTGCATCCCCGATGTGCATCGTATTGTATGCCTGCTCGGAAGTTTTGAACGGCCCCACACCTTTGTGTCCATGCCAATCCCCTTGGGTCATGATCGGATTTGTCAGTCCCGTTGCCTGCTCGCGCTGCCGAATCCAGTTTTGCATCCGTGTTTCGAGGACGTTCACGATGTCAGGATGTGCCTCAGCAAGATTATTGTTCTCATCGGGATCTTGGATGAGATTGTAGAGTTCGACAGGCGGCTTGAAATGGAAATCGGGTTCGAGCGCGACGATGAGTTTCCATTCCGGGGTCCGCCAACCGTGCTTGCGCATCCATGTGCATTCTGTGATGTAGATCTCGCTCTCAAAAGAAGTTATCTCGCCGCTGATGAGAGAAGTAAGACTCTTCCCATCGAATGCTATGTCTGTGTCAATGTCGGCTAATTCAAGAAGCGTCGGCACGAGATCTTTATGTTGATTGTATCCGGCGACCCGTTTTCCGGCAGGGACACGTCCGGGGTAGCGGATAATCAGCGGAACGTGCAATGTAACATCGTAGAGTCCGTGATGGTCGAACCAGCACTCGTGGTCGTAGAGGGTTTCGCCGTGATCCCCATTGATGACAACTATTGTCTCGTCCAGTACGCCGCGCGTCTCAAGGGCGTTAAAAAGTGTTTGAATACAGGCATCCATATAAGCGACCGCGCCGTCATATTGTGCGATGACGTAATCTTTATCGGTAATTCCAGGCGGCATCCAAGATGCGAAATAATCGCAAAACGGTTTGAATGCCATTACCGGTTCCATGGATTTATTACTTGGATCGCATTCATCACCGTGGTAGAACGTGCGTTCATAAGGGGCGGGTGGAAGATAAGGAGAATGCGGATCCATGTGACGCAAAAACAGGAAAAACGGTTTTTCATCACTCTGATCAATCAGTCGGTTGAGTTCTGGAAGCGTCGTTTTGTTGAGGTTTTCTGCTTTGGGGGAACGTCCGCTTTCGTCGGGACCCCATCCGCTGTAATCGAGATAAGTATCAAACCCCCGGGAACTTGGATTGTTACTGAATCCCACACAGGTTGTGTCGTAGCCTGCATCCCGGAGGATTTCCGCCAATGTTTTGACCTCCTCACGAAGCGGGCCGCGGTGGCGCAAAGCGACGACCTGTGTGCTGAAGGTATCTAACCCTGTCAGCATAGAGGCATAAGCACTTGTTGTCGGAATGTGTGCGCTGTAAGTTTTCTCAAAGAGGGTGCCACCCTCCGCGAACTTATCAATGTGAGGTGTCGTGAGTCGATGATACCCATAGCAGCTCATGTGTGTTGCGAGGAGGGAGTCAACTCCCATTAGCACAATATTAGGCTGTTTTGCCATATTGATTCTCCTTTTTTGTCTCCCAATCCTTATGCCAAATAAGCGTATTTTGCGTGTCGTTATTAAGCATGTCACCAATTTCCAGTGAGTTGAAGTATTCTTCTGGTAGGATGTTTCGCTTTCCGTTGAATGTGCATCCGTCGGGCATAAAACCGCACGTCATCGCTCTACGGTGGTGGATTGTCATGTTCGCACCCGCACCGTGTGCAACGAGTCCGTTATGCCATACGATAGAGCCAGCAGGGCAAGGTGCACACTGCGGTTCAATCTGCTTCCATTCGGGATAGACATTGAACAATTCACCGATGTTTATGCCGATTCCCACGTTATCAAAACGCGCCGTCTTATGTGTGCCGGGTAGATACCACATGCATCCGTTGGCGAGGGTGGCATCGTCCAACGCAACCCAGAACGAGAGGGCGTCCCGTGAATCAAATGACCAGTACGGTACGTCAAGATGCCATGCAGTCGGATTGCCGTGCGGCGGTTTAATGAGTGCCTGATCGTGCCATATACGCATCCCATCAACACCTGCTAATTGTGCTGCCATCTTACCGAGCCTTGGATCGTGAACAAGTTTTCGCATGCCTTTATGTGTATCTGACAGACGCAGACACTGCGTGAAGACGCGAGCGTAGAATTGCTTAGCATCCATCTGGTTCGTCATAAATTCGACCGAGTTTCCGAGTCGTTCCTCAACAGATTCATCCGTGCAACGTCGCCATTCTTCTAATTCGTCAGTATCAAGGAAGTTCTCAATCGCCAGGAATCCGTTTTCGCGATAAAAGGTAATTTGTGATTCGGTGAGTTCGTTCTGCATCTTCTACCTTCTCCTTCTCATTTTTTCGTCACAGATTTATAAATAATCCATAATAAAATTGTATCACATACATGATAAATAGACAAAAGAAAAATAGAACGGCAGGATATTCAGTTTTCCGATAAGTGGACAATTGAATGCCTCTTAACAAACAACCAGGGGTGTTTAGTTTTACATATTTACTTTATTTATGTGAATATTTTTCTTCTGTAGGAGCGAGTGTTTTTGCTGGGGTGTTTCTTCATGCTCGCGATCTTGTGTCTAAACGTTAACTTATGTGAATCAAAACCCATATCGGAACCGAAAACTAAACAAACAACCGAATTCTCTTGAATTGCAATGTTTAATTGTGATATAATGATCTTAAAGATTGTAAATTACCGTATAGGATATTGTTATTAACCCATATTGCGAGGAAATCACGTGAATTGCGAAATGAGCGAAACCCGAATGCGAATCTTGCAGCTCCTCAAAATGCGCGCCGGTATGACGGTCAATCAACTGACAGATGCCTTGCCTATCAGTCAGATGGGAATCCGACAACACCTCGCTATCCTTGAATCAGAAAATCTGGTTGAATACTACCGAGAAAAGCAAAAGCGGGGACGTCCGCGCCACATCTATCGTTTGACGGATCAAGCAAATAGTCTTTTCCCAACAACGTACGCCAATTTCGCAGTCGGCCTGATGCATGAAGTCGCAAAATTCAACGGACCCGGTTTCATCAACAAAGTCTTTCAAGAACGAATGAAATCGCAGTTACAAGCATACCAACAACGACTTCAAGGGAAAGATTTGCCCCAACGCGTCAAAGAACTTACGCGTATACGAGACGAAGAAGGATACATGGCAAGTTTCGACGAAGACGAGGACGACTACGTCTTAATTGAACATAATTGTCCAATCTCTGTGATTGCTGAGGAGTACCCTTACGTCTGTGAAATTGAATTGGGACTCTTCCGACAATCTTTAGGCGCGAAAGTTGTCCGAGAAGAACATCTCATGCAAGGCAGCCATAGATGTTGCTACCGGATTGCTAAGGGAAAAAAAGAGTAGCGTAGCTCGCGACGCTTAGGGATAAATATAAAAATGCCTGACGAAACAGGGCGACGCGGCTTTTTCAAGGAAGCCTTGAACCAGCTCATCCAACCCGTTGCTGAATTTCTTGATGACAGGGTAGGAGATCACTTGCTTGCTGCAGATTCCGAGCAGCGTGTTATTTTTCGACCACCGGGAGCATTGCCAGAAGCGGAATTCTTGGAACGGTGTCACCGATGTGGAAACTGCGTCAAGAACTGTCCCGCAAACGCTATTCAGACCTTGCCGAGTACCGATGCAAACCTTGCGAATACACCCTATATAGACCCTGATGAGCAGCCCTGCGTCATCTGTGACTCATTGGCATGTATGTATGTCTGTCCGAGCGGTGCCTTACAACCTGTTTATGCCGAAGACATTAAAATCGGGTTGGCGGTTTTCACCGCAGAAACCTGTCTCCGCACCAAAGAGGTAGATTGTACCTACTGTGTTGATACCTGTCCTATTGGAGAAGATGCAATTCATCTCACGTCAGAGGGGCTTGTAGAAGTTATAGACCCCGGATGTACAGGATGCGGGGTCTGCCAATACGCATGCCCAACTTCACCGAAATCGATAGTTATTAGACCGCTTGGGGCATAAAATCGCAGCTCGTATTTTTTCTTCTATACGTTATCCTTCTCACCTTTCCTAAAAAGTATGTCTGTACTCACACAAATCCTGACGCAAGGAACTGTAGATGTTCAGAGTCTACGAGACATCAAACCACCGTTGGAAGTAGCGCAAAGCCTCTTGCCTTATTTTATAGGGGGGACAATCGTCCTCGGCTTTATAGCTGTTTCAGGGTGGCTGCTATATATCCGAAAACGTTCGCAAACCTTACCCATGTCTCCAATCCAAGAAAATGAGGCACCGCTACCGCATGAAGTCGCTTATGAACAATTAACGGCAATTGAAGCCTCGGATTGGCTAAAACGCGGCGATATGAAGACATATCACACACAAATCGCGTATGTCCTCCGAGAGTATATCTATGGACGTTATCAAATTCCGGCCTTGGAGTTGACAACAACTGCCTTACTTCGCACAATGCGACGCGAACGGGTAGATACCCCCTATGTTGAACGGATTCAGCAGTTACTTTCGGATTGTGATAGAGTCAAATTCGCAAGTTACCAACCAAAGCTCTCAGAGGCTACTGCACGAATAGCAGACGCTCGCTGGATTGTTGATGAGACAAAACTATCTATTTCGTGAGTTACAGATAAAAAACTTGACATAATTAAAAAAAATATGGTATGATTTAATCAAGTTTTCATAATTTTGCATCTAAAGCCTTCGGTGGAAATCAACTACAGTCTTTTTTTCGATTCTTCATTTCCTGCCGATGGAGACGGAAAACACAAACGGAAGTGAATTTTGTGGATTCCAATATAAATATGAGCCATAGCAAGGAGGGAAACGCAACGTGTCAGATATAGCTAAACGCGTAATCCTCACTATACCTATGTATCCTGATATGGAACTTGCTGCAGCGAAAACAGCCTCTGTTCTTGCCGAATTGATGGATTTCGGGGAAGGAGAGGTTGAGGAAATTCAACTCGCTATCATCGAAACCTGTATCAACGCTTTTGAGCATAGCAAGAGCGATGATCAGGAAGTTCATATTGAATTTTTGCTTATGGCGGATGAGTTGCAGTTTAAAGTTACAGATCGAGGGGTCGGTATCTCTACAGATACACTCGACGGTAGCCGTGTACTCGGGAGCCCAGGGGTACATACCGACCTACGTAAGCGCGGACGGGGATTGCAAATTATCAGGTCCCTCATGGATGAAGTGGATATAGAAAGCAGCCCTAACGGAACAAC
Coding sequences within it:
- the purQ gene encoding phosphoribosylformylglycinamidine synthase I; its protein translation is MQKPKVLILRTAGTNCDVETDAAFQLAGAETALIHIQNLISGKIDLADYQILAIPGGFSYGDDISAGILLAVEMKHKLADALNKFVADDKLILGICNGFQVLVRTGLLPGISSSENGASEMTQRATLAMNTSAKFECRWVDLETQESPCVFTKGIKAGIYLPVAHAEGRFTAPSDVLKELESNKQVVFRYAKSRYPDNPNGSDADIAGICDPTGRIFGLMPHPERFLMKWNHPRWTRLAERERTSSEEGDGLAIFKNAVHYITSHAK
- the purL gene encoding phosphoribosylformylglycinamidine synthase subunit PurL, with the translated sequence MSSTVKEVEILNADDTELVRISREGTLSLNLNEMHAIQNHFEGLGRNPTDVEIETIAQTWSEHCVHKTFKSIIDYAEVGKEPERIDGLFPTFIQRATEEIAKPWCVSVFSDNAGIIEFDDTYNLVFKVETHNHPSAIEPYGGAGTGIGGVIRDSLGTGLGAKPILNTDVFCFGMPDTPYAQLPKGTLHPKRVFNGVVAGVRDYGNRMGIPTANGAILFDTRYTANPLVFCGNVGLIPRNRCEKSVEPGDLVVSIGGQTGRDGIHGATFSSAELDDTSENLGSVVQIGNPIMEKKIVDALLQARDKNLYRSITDCGAGGFSSAVGEMGEHIGAEVHLERVSLKYEGLAPWEIWLSEAQERMVIAVPPENLDELIEICEAEFVEATVLGSFTDTHRLQVFYEGRIVADLEMEFLHNGLPQPIKQAVWNPPKHPEMPSRDTETQDYTDDLCQLLASPNIASKESVIRQYDHGVQGGIVINPLIGAENDGPSDACVVTPVIGSRKGVIIANGINPKYSDVDPYLSAAAAIDEALRNIVAVGGTLEKTALLDNFCWGNPDKPDRLGELVRAARACYDLATAYGTPFISGKDSLYNEYSDTTTGEQRAIPATLLISAICVMPDIQRAVTMDVKAPGNYIYVVGNTYAELGGSHYFGIHGFIGNNAPIVRPDEGKLTMARLSTAIGKGLVRSCHDCSEGGIGVAAAEMAFSGGYGMSLNLSSIPTGEEIAADDMLLFSESNSRFLVEVEPQHQEAYETLMKDVPTGCLGTVTDTPNFIINGIAGHQIVETPIDTLKSAWQAPLQF
- a CDS encoding phosphoenolpyruvate hydrolase family protein, translating into MPDYRRDEVLGRLRTELSKDKPLLAVGAGTGITAKFAEQGGADLIVIYNSGRYRMSGFGSCAGLLAYGDANAIVMEMGEREVLPVVKETPVIAGVNGTDPTRRMSNFLKQVRDVGFDGVNNFPTVGVIDGTFRVTLEETGMGFYKEVETIGIAHEMDLFTIVYVFNPEESENMAKVGADVIIAHMGTTIGGTIGAETAFTLEDAAVRVQEICDAAQTVNPDVICLAHGGPISKAPEAAFINEKTDAVGFVGASSIERFACEESIPRVTASFKEQ
- a CDS encoding sulfatase, translated to MAKQPNIVLMGVDSLLATHMSCYGYHRLTTPHIDKFAEGGTLFEKTYSAHIPTTSAYASMLTGLDTFSTQVVALRHRGPLREEVKTLAEILRDAGYDTTCVGFSNNPSSRGFDTYLDYSGWGPDESGRSPKAENLNKTTLPELNRLIDQSDEKPFFLFLRHMDPHSPYLPPAPYERTFYHGDECDPSNKSMEPVMAFKPFCDYFASWMPPGITDKDYVIAQYDGAVAYMDACIQTLFNALETRGVLDETIVVINGDHGETLYDHECWFDHHGLYDVTLHVPLIIRYPGRVPAGKRVAGYNQHKDLVPTLLELADIDTDIAFDGKSLTSLISGEITSFESEIYITECTWMRKHGWRTPEWKLIVALEPDFHFKPPVELYNLIQDPDENNNLAEAHPDIVNVLETRMQNWIRQREQATGLTNPIMTQGDWHGHKGVGPFKTSEQAYNTMHIGDAGAAARLQAKSRVEQ
- a CDS encoding phytanoyl-CoA dioxygenase family protein, yielding MQNELTESQITFYRENGFLAIENFLDTDELEEWRRCTDESVEERLGNSVEFMTNQMDAKQFYARVFTQCLRLSDTHKGMRKLVHDPRLGKMAAQLAGVDGMRIWHDQALIKPPHGNPTAWHLDVPYWSFDSRDALSFWVALDDATLANGCMWYLPGTHKTARFDNVGIGINIGELFNVYPEWKQIEPQCAPCPAGSIVWHNGLVAHGAGANMTIHHRRAMTCGFMPDGCTFNGKRNILPEEYFNSLEIGDMLNNDTQNTLIWHKDWETKKENQYGKTA
- a CDS encoding transcriptional regulator; its protein translation is MSETRMRILQLLKMRAGMTVNQLTDALPISQMGIRQHLAILESENLVEYYREKQKRGRPRHIYRLTDQANSLFPTTYANFAVGLMHEVAKFNGPGFINKVFQERMKSQLQAYQQRLQGKDLPQRVKELTRIRDEEGYMASFDEDEDDYVLIEHNCPISVIAEEYPYVCEIELGLFRQSLGAKVVREEHLMQGSHRCCYRIAKGKKE
- a CDS encoding 4Fe-4S dicluster domain-containing protein, which translates into the protein MPDETGRRGFFKEALNQLIQPVAEFLDDRVGDHLLAADSEQRVIFRPPGALPEAEFLERCHRCGNCVKNCPANAIQTLPSTDANLANTPYIDPDEQPCVICDSLACMYVCPSGALQPVYAEDIKIGLAVFTAETCLRTKEVDCTYCVDTCPIGEDAIHLTSEGLVEVIDPGCTGCGVCQYACPTSPKSIVIRPLGA
- a CDS encoding ATP-binding protein — encoded protein: MSDIAKRVILTIPMYPDMELAAAKTASVLAELMDFGEGEVEEIQLAIIETCINAFEHSKSDDQEVHIEFLLMADELQFKVTDRGVGISTDTLDGSRVLGSPGVHTDLRKRGRGLQIIRSLMDEVDIESSPNGTTVSVKKKKKG